The Pseudalkalibacillus hwajinpoensis DNA window ATTGACTCAATCACGCCCTGAAGCTCTTTTGGAATTGCTGTTGCATTCGTCACGCCACTTGTTAATGATTGTTTCAATCCTTGAGTATCAACTTCAGGTATGGAACTCGTTTCCAAGGCTTCAACAGATGCATTTAGCCCTTCCACCAATTGCCTTGAACCGGCCTTGCTATCCTGTACTCCGACTAGAATTTTTTCTTGTCCTGATTTTAATTGATCCATCCCATTGCCAAGCTCACCAATACCATTACTCACTTGATTTGCTCCATCAGCTAGTTGTCTAATATCAGCTTGCTTATGTTTCAATCCCTCGAATAAATCAGTTGTCCCTTGACTTGCTTTACTCATCCCTGAGGCAAGTTCATATGACTTGCTTTCAGCAGAACTTAAACGGTCGCTTAATTCGATCGATCCTTCGTTAAGTTCAGCCAGGTTATCTTTTAAACGCTTTGTTCCATTTTTCAGTTCTAAAGACCCGTCTGCAATTTCTCCTGCCCCGTCGGTTGCATCTGATAATCCACCAGCAATTTCACTAAACTTGTCAAAAACAAGCTCGCTGTAATTTTCAGTGATGTTGTTCGCAATCTGAGATTTGATTTCACTAACCGCTGTTCCACCTATTTGACCGGCAAGAAAGTTAAAACTCTCATTTGGGACATATTCGAGGTTTAGCTTATCAGGATGCTCATCAAGAACCGTTGTTGATTTTTGTGAAAAATCCTCAGGAATCTTGATTTTCATATAATAGGTCTGATCTTCAAGCCCCATGTTTGCTTCTTCTTCATCCACAAAATCCCATTTAAATTCCGGTTCATCTTTTAACTTATCGACCAACTCACTGCCAATCTCTATATGTTCACCTTCAAAATCAGCACCTTCATCATTGTTCACAATTGCAACTGGAATCTGATTAAGATTTTCATATGGATCCCAGAATGCCCAAAGAAACATTCCGCTATATAAAACCGGAATAAACAAAACTGCAATAACCGGTATTAGTATTTTCTTATTACTAAAGAGCGACGCCCATTCGGAACGGAATAGTTGGGATGATTTCTTCATAATATATTTCCTCCTGTCTATATGACCATTATTCTCATTCGGTCATTTTAAAACAAAAAAAGAGTCATACTACTGTTTATTAATACAACCTCTTAAATGACCATTATATAATTTTAGTCACTTTTAATACAGATAGTAATATAACATCCTTTTTTTAGAATAGCAATAGCAGGATTTAGCTTTATGGCTAAACAGCTATTCTGGTTTAATACCAGTCATCATATAAAATTCCAGGTGATTCGCAATCTCCTCTTTGCTAAACGATTGATGGGATTTTTCCCAATCAAAAATTAGCGCAATATACATTTTGAACATGAGAAAAGCGGTAAGAGACGGATCGCATTTCTTCACTTCATCATTTGCAATCCCCCTCGCGATTTCCTGTTCAAGAAAGAAGAGGATCGCTTGTTCGACAAGATCCAGGGCCTCGATTGCAGCAGGTGTTCCGATTTCCCTTACTTCCTGTGAGAGTTTAATCGCAAGCTGATGTTGCCTACGATGTTCAAGAACGCTATAAAGAGCACGGTGCAAGTTCTCAAAGAAGGTCTTCTCCTCCTTCATAGATGTCTGGGCAAGTTCTTTCATCTCATGCACCATACTGCTTACAACTTCATAGAAAAGCTCTTCTTTATTTTTAAAAAATGTATAGATCGTCCCTTTTCCAACATTCGCAATCTTCGCTACTTGATCCATAGTAGTAGCTTTATACCCAAACATGGAAAATGACTTCTCTGCCGCTTCTAATATACTTTTTCTTCGATCAAACACAATCATTCCCCCCTTCTTATACTGTTATCAGTAGGGTGACTGTCACCGTTGTACCGACCCCTTCTGTACTTGTATAATTGATTTTCCCACCGATATTACGAATAAGCCTATTCGTGATCATTGTACCGAGACCAGTCCCTTTAGATTTCGTGGTATAAAATGGAAGACCCACTTTTTCAAGATCCTCCTTCCTCATTCCAACTCCATTATCGCTAATCACGATGTCTACGGTACCTTTTTTAATTCCATATTGTAAAACCACTTGAATGATTCCATCTTCCTCTATCGCTTCAATTGCGTTTTTCATTAAATTAACTAAGCACTGTTTCAATTCTTGAGGATTACCGAGTATTCGGAAATCATCTTTTTCTTCATACTGAATTTCCACTGCGTGGTAAGATGCTAATACCGCGATTAAATCTGTTGTATCTTTGACGACTTGATTTAAATCCATGGCTTCATACTGGTCTTTAGAAGGTTTAATAAGCATAAGATAATCCGTAATAATCTTATTTGTTCGATCAATCTCTTCTAACATAAGCGGAGCATAATTTTGAACCTTTTTATCTTTCGTATCAGTAGCAATAAACTGAAGAAGACCCCTTACTGTTGTCAGTGGATTTCGAATTTCATGTGCGATTGCCGCAGCCATTTTCCCTGCAACAGAAAGCTTCTCGAGATAGACTGTTTCCTGAAGCTGAATATTTATTATAACTAGGCGTTCAGTAAGGTAGAAAATCATGAAATAAGCAATGGCAAATGCAGCGAAATAAATCGGATAAAAATAGCTTTCTAAAGGATTAATAAACAACAAAACGATCGTTAAATAGGCCATCAAAAAGATTCCCCCTGTGAGGAGAATTACTTTCCATTTTCTAATGGATCTCTGAAAATACCCATTAAAACAATATGCGATGATGAAACCTACTATTGCGATTAGAACACCAACCCATGCATATTCTCCTCCAAGCGATAGACGAGTAAAGGAGATTGTTGCAGTGCAAATAAACCCGGGTAAACCTCCACCGTAAATCGTGACTAAAATAAGTGGTACAACTCTTAGGTCAAAAACTGTATCACCAAATTTCTCAAGTGGGAAGAGCATACAGAGGAGCGCCATTAATGAACTAACGGCGCCGAATATGAGTTTCACTTTTAAGTTGATTGAACTGGAGCGTGTAAATGGCATGACCATATTCCAGATGAATAATACTGAGAAGAGCATTGCTATATTTATGAGTAGAGGTCTTGCCATGTCCAACATCACTATTTCTCCTTTATTACTATTTGTTGCCATTAACATTCTACCATTAGACACCAAGTTAGCCTAATGAACACCTTAAAACTTTGTCTACCTCACTATTATTGGCAATAATCACGGGCATCCAATTGTCTTGAAGGTCCTCAGCTTCCTAATTAGCCTTATTAATTCACCTTTAACGTCTAAGCATAAAAAAAACCCACCCTGAGGGAGGATTCTTTAGTGGTACATTATAAAAAGTTCTTAACGGCCGTGACAGCGTCTTTTCCTTGATCAATACAATCAGGTAACCCCACACCATGATAGGAAGCACCGGCAAGGAATACACCTGGCATATCCTTTTCCACCCCGGCCTTTACAGATTCAATCCTTTTCTTATGACCCACCTCGTATTGGGGCATGGATTGTCTCCATCTTGTGATGCGATAAAACTCAGGATGCCCTTCTATTTCCATAATCTGATTTAAATCATTTAGAACTGTTTGAACGATTTCTTCATCGCTTTTTTCAACTATCTCTTCTTTACCTGCTCTTCCAACATAACAGCGCAGGAGGACTTTCCCTGCTGGAGCAGAGTGCTTCCATTTGCGATGTGTCCATGTGCAAGCTGTTATCGTATAGTCGGCATTTCGCGAAACAACAAATCCTGTTCCATCCATTGACTTTTTGACTGCTTCCTCAGGGAATGCCATCGCGACAGTTGCTACTGTTGTTGAAGGCATTTCATTTAAAGGAGCGACAGCTTTTTGGTCTCTCAACATGTGATAAACCTGTTGATGAGGCGTCGTAACAATGATTGCATCAGCTGGAATTTCCTCACCATTCGTCGTTGTAAGTAAATAGGTTCCTTCTGACCTTTGTAAGTGATCGATCTTTACATTCTTTCTT harbors:
- a CDS encoding TetR/AcrR family transcriptional regulator — translated: MVFDRRKSILEAAEKSFSMFGYKATTMDQVAKIANVGKGTIYTFFKNKEELFYEVVSSMVHEMKELAQTSMKEEKTFFENLHRALYSVLEHRRQHQLAIKLSQEVREIGTPAAIEALDLVEQAILFFLEQEIARGIANDEVKKCDPSLTAFLMFKMYIALIFDWEKSHQSFSKEEIANHLEFYMMTGIKPE
- a CDS encoding ATP-binding protein, with the translated sequence MLDMARPLLINIAMLFSVLFIWNMVMPFTRSSSINLKVKLIFGAVSSLMALLCMLFPLEKFGDTVFDLRVVPLILVTIYGGGLPGFICTATISFTRLSLGGEYAWVGVLIAIVGFIIAYCFNGYFQRSIRKWKVILLTGGIFLMAYLTIVLLFINPLESYFYPIYFAAFAIAYFMIFYLTERLVIINIQLQETVYLEKLSVAGKMAAAIAHEIRNPLTTVRGLLQFIATDTKDKKVQNYAPLMLEEIDRTNKIITDYLMLIKPSKDQYEAMDLNQVVKDTTDLIAVLASYHAVEIQYEEKDDFRILGNPQELKQCLVNLMKNAIEAIEEDGIIQVVLQYGIKKGTVDIVISDNGVGMRKEDLEKVGLPFYTTKSKGTGLGTMITNRLIRNIGGKINYTSTEGVGTTVTVTLLITV